GCGAAACAAAATTCCTCGCTGAGCTCCTCTGCCAATTCCGACGATGATTGCCGTGGGCGTCGCTAATCCGAGGGCGCAAGGACATGCAATGATGAGCACAGAAACAAATGCAACAAGACCGTATGTTAATCGAGGCTCAGGTCCCACGAGCATCCAGATGCCAAAACTCATGCAAGCCAAAACGAAAACAGTGGGAACAAAAATCGAGCTCACTCGATCCGCAAACCGCTCAATGGGAGCCTTTGAATTCTGTGCATCCTGGACCAATCTAATAATTTGAGAAAGGAAGGTTTCGCTACCCACCTTGCCAGCTCTCATCTGAAAAGCACCCTTTTGATTAAGGGTCCCACCAATAACCTCAGAACCAGATTTCTTTTCTACTGGAATTGGCTCACCAGTCACCATGGACTCGTCAACGAGGGATTTTCCATCTAAAACCTCCCCATCGACAGGAATTCTTTCTCCCGGACGAACCGAAACAATATCACCAACAACAACGTCCTCGATCGCAACCCGTTTAAGCTCACCATTGACAACCACCTGAGCTTCTTTGCTCTTCAGCTCAAATAACCCCCGTACGGCCATTGAGGTCTTCAGTTTGGCTCTGTTTTCAAGATACTGACCGATTAAAATAAATAGCACGATAAATCCAACGGACTCGTAATAGACATGCGCAGAAAGCCCCTCATATTTAAAGAGGTCGGGGCTGAGAGTCAGAACGAGACTATATACAAAGGCCGATAGGGTTCCCAGCCCCACCAAAGTATTCATGTTGGCATGACCCGTTCTCAGTGTGAGGAACAACCCAAAAATAAATCTCTTCCCAGACCAAAACAGAATCGGAAGAACCAAAAACAACTGTATCATGTGATTAAGAAAAGCCGACCAATCCCGAGCAAAAGGAACCAAATCCATTCCTAATAAAAAAAGTGGAATCGTCAATATTCCCGCAACTATCATGCGAATTCGCAAATTTTTATCTTCTTTTGATTGGTCATAATCTTCACTGAGTTCAATATGTTCTGCCGTATCAGAGAATTCTGCGGAATTTTGCAAATGACCTGATTTTATTTCGATCAATTCGTATCCGATGGACTTCGCTGCCTTGCGGACGGCGATGAGAGTTTCTTCAATTCTCCCCAAGTTTTCCTTAATGGTAATGGTCGCCCGATTGGTCACAAAATTAACTTCCATACTTTCAATCTCAGGTATCCGCCTGATGGAAGCCTCAATATTTCTCGCACAAGAGGCGCAGGTCATACCCTGAACCAAGTATTCTTGTCTCACAAAGTGCCCTCCAAGATCAGACAGCATTTAAAATTCGCAAGCTTAGATCATCAAACCTGCTCATGCTTTTTACGATTCTACTATACCCCCGTGGGGTATGTCAAATCATCTCAAATGTTGACTGAATGCTCGCGATAACGCATTCTCTGTCACCATGAGTAGACCTGTTTTGACTTTAACAACCACCTTTTCGTTTGAAGCTGCACATCGTTTGGTTAAGGATTACCCAGGACGCTGTCAGAACCTCCATGGCCATTCTTTTCGAATTACCTGTGAAATAAGGGGCTTGCAGCTCAACCAATATGGCATGCTCAAAGACTTTGCTGACTTTAAGGTCATTAAAGACTGGTGCAAAGAAAACTGGGATCATGCCACACTCTTGGCTGATTCAGATAACCTGACTATTGATTTTTTGAAATCCACCGACCAGAGGCATTTTGTATTTAATGACAATCCCACTTCTGAAGTGATCGCACTTTATCTCCTCGGAAAATCTGCAGATCTAGGATTTCCATTGGATGCCGTAACCATCGATGAAACATGCACCCATTCCTGCACAGTCAGACGTTAATAACGTTCATGTTGTGCATTTTGGAGATCATATACCAATACAGCAGGTGCAGATTATTTTTCCTTCGCACCGTGAATAAACACCCCCCCGTTTTCATCTTGAGAACGAGCGAGTACTTCAATACCAATTAGAGCTTCAAAAAAATCATCGATATTAAACCAAACCCCACCTTTGTCTCCCCACTGAGGACCCCAACTGTTTAATATGCGTATGTGGCTCACCTGATCCTGATCGTTTTTGATGAGGCCTGTAATGACGACTGCGTGATTAGCCGTGTTCACACGATTCTTATCAAGTCCCCACCGCACAGAGGCCAATACAGGCCGAGAAGCCCCAATATATTTTGAAATAATCTTAAGGATTTCAGATCGCCCCTCTTCGTCGTAATACGCCGATAGACCGGAATCCTTTACAAGCTTCCTCAGCCGAGATACGATCTCTTGGCCTGCTGGAAAAACCCAACCAGAGCTTTCATATCTAATGTAACGGTAGGCATTTTGCCCAGCGGCCTTTATTTTCTCTAAAAGATCAGGGTTTCCGGTCAGTGATCGGCCGTAAATTTTCAGCAATTCGGCATCGAGATCCGTTTTGATGGATTTCCAGGGCCCAAGGACATTCTTAGAACTGGAACCATAATTCATGCGTACAGTCTTTAATTGCTCGTGCCGATGATTAACAAAGTCGGCTAAGTCCGAAATTCTTCCGTTTCCGGACATTTCGGCAACCATCCTTGGTGGGGTCCAATCAGATTCTAGCAAATATCCATTTCTTGCGACAAGAGTTAGCAAGGTTAGCAGTGGCAAGCGAGTAAGTTCAGGATTGTTATCGCCTGTTGGCCCATGCCAAATATCATCTAATGCTTTTTCTCTGCCATATAGAGCAAGAAGGAATTCAACGGAGTAACGGCTCTGAGTCCGCGATGTCTTCCACATTAGGTGAAGGTCAAGAAAGTGAGAGACAGCATGCATAAAGCAAGTGTCAGTATAACACTGATCACGAGCTTCAATCCCAACCCACTTGAGTCCAACGACTTTGCCTTTCAGCTTCTTATTCCGGTGTTTGTGCTTAAATTGCGGCTTCCCCACCAATAAATTATGACAAGTCAGGCCGCTATCGACCGAGTCAGAAGCGGCATCGAAGTGCCCGAACGCGAGAATCACGAAAAAAATTACAAAGCCAAATGTTAGGACGTGCTTGAATTTGAACACCAAGATTTCTACCTCTCTCGCTATCTGTCGGGTCTGGAGAGTTGATTCTCAAGCAAAGTTTGAGCCAGAAACAATTTTATCTAACTCTAATCAAACTCTCCCAATATCCTGAAATCGGCGAATGCTTATAGGAAATGGCTCCCGATATTACAATAACCGATAGGCAAGTGACGTTTTATGACCAGATTTATCGGCCGGGCTTTATGAGCAACTCCTATTCCGAGCCAATCCGTTAGATGCCGATGCCATCATGTGACCGATTCAGAACACTAGACCAAAGCGATTCCTGAATTTGACCCAGCTCATCCAGCACATCCAACTCAATTTTGTGACCATCTTGTGTGGTCACAAACTGAGCTTGCCCTATTGTTTTTACTAAAAGTTCCGTCTTAAATTTGAGATTGGGAAACCGACCTTGTCGATTATTAAAATATAAAATCCCCGATTTCAGACAATCAGAAAAAAGGGCCAAACCACAATCATCATTGCGCTCAACAAGAAGATCCGACAACACTTGGTCCCTTTCAAGCTTCACTCCTTTAAGGTGATTAAAAATTCGATTCACAATAAACAAGGTATAAATATCTTGGCGAGAAAAACTTTGAGTTTCATGTGCAATTGCTGTGGTACGAGCCTTGAAATGATCTGCTTCGCTCAGTGAATTTCCCAATTTAAGGGCCATCGGCGACTGGGGGGTCAAATAAAATATAGACGCACCTAAAAGCACCGGCAAGCGAATATTGAAGGCCAAAGTTTGCATCATGCTGCCTAAGGTTTCATTGGGCAATCCCAAAATCTGATAAGATACAATCTGAAATCCCAGAGAATGTGCTTTATGAACGACTCTTATATATGATTCGAGAGTATGAGGACGCTTCGTGGTTTCTCTTACCACCTTATCAGAGCTGACCAAGGCCAAATTGAGATGAGTAAATCCTGCCTTCCACATGAGTTCAAGAAGCTCGTCATCAAGACTCAAGTAACTAATTCCATTCATCGCCACAAATTGCATTTCTCGATGTGGAAATCTCTCGATCAAAGCGCCACACAAACGTTTCATTTCATCCTTATAGAAAGTGAGATTATCGTCCTCAAAATCAATAACGCGATAGCCTTGCTGATAACGAAGTTCTATCTCGCGCAAAACATCATCGGGAGAGCGCCTCCGATATCGATGACCAAAAGTCAAATGAACTGAGCAGAAGGAGCACTTATGAGGGCAACTCCGCGAAGTAATCATAAAGGCCAAAGGTCGGTCGCCGTGTTTGTAAGTCGCTAAAGAAAATGACTCAAGATCCGGATAGGGCAGATCCCCGATGTCAAAGTTCTCCGTGATTGGGTTAAATTGGAGCTCCCCATTAATTTTATATCCGAGACCTCCTACCTCTGTTATCGCCAGCTTTTCCTGAAGGAAAGATACAAAATCAACAATAGATTTTTCACCCTCTCCGCAGATGACAAAATCCACTGAAGCATGCCGCAATACGGACTCTGGTACGGCGGACACATGCGAACCACCCATGAGAACAGGTATGTTTCGAAAACTCTTTACCCTTCTGGAAACCTCGAGAGCCTCTCGAAAATAGGGCGTGAATAAACAGGATATACCAACGACGTCGGGTTGAATTCTCGCAATGTCCTCGGCAATAAAATCGAAGCTCGCACCAAAATGATAGTAATTATAAAAAGTGGAAAATGGGCTTCGATCCAGTATCGGATAATATTCGCGGAGATATTCAAGCTCTTTGGGCCATCGCAGAGTTTGGCGTCCATATCCGGTGTGGTAATCCCGAATTATGACTTCAACCTCCGGATGATATTTCATCAAGGAAGATTTGAGATAGGCGAGGCCTATCGGTTGCAGGCGCAATTGAGTTTCATAAAAATCTTGAATAGGGGGCTGAATGAGGAGAATCTTCAAGAAACGAGATCCGGAACAGAACTTGAATCTGCACACTTTTCCGAACTAAACTCTGAGGTTGACGTGTCTACCAATTCCGCGACCCTGACATAATAACAATGGAAGAGTATTGTTTCATTTCGAAATCTCAACTCTACCGACTCTCGACCAAGCTGAATACGCCTTTTTAGATAACCAGTCGCTCAGATGAGATTTATCACAATAACTTTTGTGAATAATGATATCTCCGAGCTTCCCGTCATCTCCCGCCAAAAAAACTAGCTGCCAAGCATCTGTAACACTCTTCGAGTATCTGTGCAATAGATACGCGAGGATCTGATCGCCCCATGAGTAGCCAGTATACATGATGGCGCATCCGAGAATTCCCGCCTCATTTTCTATGTCGTTTAGATTTTTACATTTTTAAGTCAGCTTTTTGTTTCGACCGAGCGCACGATTATTTGGTTGCACCAATCAAAGGTCTAGCAAAACCAAATTTCAATCTAACACTGACCGAGCGCTAACGAAAATTCACTGTCGCATTCATATATGATCATTGACGTCCAAAGGTCGCAATACACCGTACGAGGAGGTTTTCCAAATGATGAATATTCAGACAAAGGAATTCAGAAAGCCACGATCTCGAGATATTTTTGACTTTATTAACATTCGGCAGGCATCTTGCCTCGACGATGATGATATCGGTGACCTTCTTGTGAAATCGTTCACCGAAACATACGCCGAAAAACTTCCTCACATTGCGACTCCACAAAAGAGAATCTCTGAACTCCGAAATGTCAAAAACCGGAGAGAGAACGGCGAGGTCTGTGTGCTAGAACTTGGCTATCGGATCATTGGGACCTTTTCGTTGATTAGATCGGATTCAAATCAATCGGAGAGTTGGATCCAAAAAGCGGGCAATCTCAGATGCCTTGCGATCGACCCAGAATTTCATGGTCTTGGTTTTTCAGAAGTGCTCTTGAACGAATCAGAGCGGATCGCGCGTTCTTGGTCGCTAAGTTTCATTTGTCTACACGTACAGAAAGGTGCAGACGGTGTCGCAAAGCTCTACAAAAAGAGAGGTTACATTCGCGAGCCTCATGGCGATTTTGAAAGTCACGGACTCCCGGTCGAGGGCTATTTTCTGCGATTGAGTGATATTGGCATGCCTCTGGCGGATCAGTAGATGTTGTTTAAAAAAGGGGGCTCCGCCGAAACACCTGAACAAAGTGCAAGTGCTTTGATACAACGGCGTGCCCAAACAGCTATTCTTGTGGCTTGCATTTTTTCAGCCGCAACGGGAGCCGCATTTTTCGCAGCCCATCAGGAAGAACCGAATTTTTCGAGTTTCGGAGGGAGCCTTGTACGAGTGTTAGCGAATCTCCTTTTTATTTCACTTCCGTTTATGAGATCTGATTGTCGACTCCTTCTCTCCCCCCTTAGACATAGAGCGCTTTGGTTATGGGGAGTCTTCGGTGCACTGACTGTCACAACTTATTTTGCGGCGGTCGCCTTAGTTGGCAGCGGACAGACTGCATTTTTGGGGGCAAGTAGCGGCATTTTTATCGCCGCTCTTTCTCCGATGGTCGCAAGACAGAAAGTCACTTCGATGAACTGGCTTGCCATAGCAGGTTCTCTCTTTGGTCTGTATATGATGTGCCCAAATGGGAAAATCGACGGCTCCTTTCTTGGGACTGCTCTCGCTATCGCCTCTGGTCTATTTGGTGCCGTGGCCTATCTGATGATTGCTCGAACCAAGTCTACATACTCTACTCCTCAAATCATGATGACCTGGTGTCTCTCGGCCATGACGGCACACCTGCTCATCTTCTGTTTTCACGATGTGACGTGGCCGACGAGTCCAGGGGTTTGGTTCCTACTCCTGTTGGCAGGGTTCGCGGCAAGTCTATCGCAGCACTTTACAACCTATGCCTTTCAACGAGCGCCGGCGAGTCAAATTGCATCACTGAGCTATCTTGCTCCAGTCCTGAGCCTGATCCTCGACATGATATTGTTTGGATTTACACCAACGCCAATCGCTGGTATCGGTGCATCGATCATTTTCGCCTTCGGTGTTGTTGTGCCTGTTCTCAAGCGAGATTAGTTTGAAGTTCTCACCTTTGATTCGCCCTAAAAAAATCGACGACTGCCTGAATCGCTCCATCCCGAATCAAGTCAGATTCCTGAAGCATTTCGTGCTTTGCATCCGAGAATAGCTGAATTCGACAGTTCTTTGCTTTGTCGCAAAAAGATTCGAGACCAGACGCGAGCACTAACTGGTCTCTTCCAGCCTGCAAGATCAAAATTGGCGTTTCGGCTTTCCCCGCATTCTCCAATACCTCTCGACTTCCCTGTAGCGCTTTTCGTACCCAGCGATTTGTCTGGCCAAAAATCTTCAGGTTCGGTTCAGATGCCAGAATATTTTGCCCGGCATCGTGCCGCAAACGACTTTGAGTTACAACGTTCTCTTCAAAGGAAATGGTATAAGGGTCGCGAGGCGGTTTTACATAGTCATTGTCACGACCTATCCAGGAATAAACCTGCAATACCAAATGAGCAAGCCACTTTGGCCATCCGTTCAAATTGATTTCAAACATAGGAGCAAGAAGCGCTGCCGCCTGAAATTCAGTTGGATACTCTTCAAGATACCT
This region of Bdellovibrionales bacterium genomic DNA includes:
- a CDS encoding copper-translocating P-type ATPase, producing MRQEYLVQGMTCASCARNIEASIRRIPEIESMEVNFVTNRATITIKENLGRIEETLIAVRKAAKSIGYELIEIKSGHLQNSAEFSDTAEHIELSEDYDQSKEDKNLRIRMIVAGILTIPLFLLGMDLVPFARDWSAFLNHMIQLFLVLPILFWSGKRFIFGLFLTLRTGHANMNTLVGLGTLSAFVYSLVLTLSPDLFKYEGLSAHVYYESVGFIVLFILIGQYLENRAKLKTSMAVRGLFELKSKEAQVVVNGELKRVAIEDVVVGDIVSVRPGERIPVDGEVLDGKSLVDESMVTGEPIPVEKKSGSEVIGGTLNQKGAFQMRAGKVGSETFLSQIIRLVQDAQNSKAPIERFADRVSSIFVPTVFVLACMSFGIWMLVGPEPRLTYGLVAFVSVLIIACPCALGLATPTAIIVGIGRGAQRGILFRSAEAIEAGEKITAIILDKTGTITEGHPKVLVAKILNNEVVAKSKIYNWLLSLESRSEHPLGQAISEFAKDNGGIIVEVESFQSLTGFGIIGLIEKKKILVGNQKLMLNESVQLNEEVMRTLDEWGELGHTPVFVAVESSLSMMIAVADPIKKNASRVVRELGEMGIEVWMMTGDSQRAAGGVANQVGIMKFSGEVLPGAKLLKVKELQSAGHRVAMAGDGINDAPALAQSDLGIAMSNGTDIAIESADMTLINGDLELLPLALKISRATMKVVRQNLFLSFVYNGLGIPLAAGVLFPTTGTLLPPIFAALAMALSSISVVLNSLRLKSKNLGGI
- a CDS encoding 6-carboxytetrahydropterin synthase, with amino-acid sequence MSRPVLTLTTTFSFEAAHRLVKDYPGRCQNLHGHSFRITCEIRGLQLNQYGMLKDFADFKVIKDWCKENWDHATLLADSDNLTIDFLKSTDQRHFVFNDNPTSEVIALYLLGKSADLGFPLDAVTIDETCTHSCTVRR
- a CDS encoding B12-binding domain-containing radical SAM protein, with the protein product MKILLIQPPIQDFYETQLRLQPIGLAYLKSSLMKYHPEVEVIIRDYHTGYGRQTLRWPKELEYLREYYPILDRSPFSTFYNYYHFGASFDFIAEDIARIQPDVVGISCLFTPYFREALEVSRRVKSFRNIPVLMGGSHVSAVPESVLRHASVDFVICGEGEKSIVDFVSFLQEKLAITEVGGLGYKINGELQFNPITENFDIGDLPYPDLESFSLATYKHGDRPLAFMITSRSCPHKCSFCSVHLTFGHRYRRRSPDDVLREIELRYQQGYRVIDFEDDNLTFYKDEMKRLCGALIERFPHREMQFVAMNGISYLSLDDELLELMWKAGFTHLNLALVSSDKVVRETTKRPHTLESYIRVVHKAHSLGFQIVSYQILGLPNETLGSMMQTLAFNIRLPVLLGASIFYLTPQSPMALKLGNSLSEADHFKARTTAIAHETQSFSRQDIYTLFIVNRIFNHLKGVKLERDQVLSDLLVERNDDCGLALFSDCLKSGILYFNNRQGRFPNLKFKTELLVKTIGQAQFVTTQDGHKIELDVLDELGQIQESLWSSVLNRSHDGIGI
- a CDS encoding GNAT family N-acetyltransferase, which codes for MMNIQTKEFRKPRSRDIFDFINIRQASCLDDDDIGDLLVKSFTETYAEKLPHIATPQKRISELRNVKNRRENGEVCVLELGYRIIGTFSLIRSDSNQSESWIQKAGNLRCLAIDPEFHGLGFSEVLLNESERIARSWSLSFICLHVQKGADGVAKLYKKRGYIREPHGDFESHGLPVEGYFLRLSDIGMPLADQ
- a CDS encoding DMT family transporter codes for the protein MLFKKGGSAETPEQSASALIQRRAQTAILVACIFSAATGAAFFAAHQEEPNFSSFGGSLVRVLANLLFISLPFMRSDCRLLLSPLRHRALWLWGVFGALTVTTYFAAVALVGSGQTAFLGASSGIFIAALSPMVARQKVTSMNWLAIAGSLFGLYMMCPNGKIDGSFLGTALAIASGLFGAVAYLMIARTKSTYSTPQIMMTWCLSAMTAHLLIFCFHDVTWPTSPGVWFLLLLAGFAASLSQHFTTYAFQRAPASQIASLSYLAPVLSLILDMILFGFTPTPIAGIGASIIFAFGVVVPVLKRD
- a CDS encoding alpha/beta fold hydrolase, with amino-acid sequence MLNWSCRFFNRIIFALIVASLLSLSAEAIPEDGYSLKIATFVNPFFRNTSIPCEFKGQEGIQIRCKIFLNPRAIASVIVVNGYSENMDKYAEVAYDFFKLGYSVFLIDHRGQGYSGRLLSEPQKATIDEFDHFVTDLHSFMEKIVTENMNGPKFLVAHSLGAAVSARYLEEYPTEFQAAALLAPMFEINLNGWPKWLAHLVLQVYSWIGRDNDYVKPPRDPYTISFEENVVTQSRLRHDAGQNILASEPNLKIFGQTNRWVRKALQGSREVLENAGKAETPILILQAGRDQLVLASGLESFCDKAKNCRIQLFSDAKHEMLQESDLIRDGAIQAVVDFFRANQR